TGTTGGATGCAGAACATGTGCTGTATCATCGTCCAGTGTGTGGAACGTATGATCTGGCTCCACTTTTGCTATTTCTTGGACAGTTGTATGTAAATTATAAAGATGTTTGGCCCTCAGTTTTACAAGGAATATCTAGTTATGCCCACTCATTAAGAATGGAAATCTTTTGGCCTCTCTGGTTTGCTAGGCTAAAGATAGCCTCTCACATTACCAGCCAGGTATTACAAGGGTATTCAGTAGACCCTAAGGAAGCTCTCTTCTTTGAAAATGAAGTTCTTCTTGATGTTGTCAGTCACATAGCAAATCACAGTGGCTTCAAAAGTGTACCACTGAAACCAGATCATCTTAATTTCAGAGACTTACTCTGGAGAGCAATGAGGAAATTCCCTGATATCTGTGAAGCTAAAAGTAGAGATCTGGTACCATTGTTTCTGAATTTTCTTGAAAATGAGATTTTCCCTGCTGACTTTACTATAGCTCCAACTCAAGATCTCACTGTCAGAGGGATTTCCAATAATGCAGTTTCCACTGAAGACCTCAGTGATTCAATATTAAAAGATGAAAGCTTTCACTTGACTTTAGAAAATGAGTACAAAGGAGATAAAATCAATCATTCACTTCCTAAAAGGGCACCTATTAAGTCGTTGTGTGAACAGCTAACTGTTTTTTCACAGTTTCATAACCCACGAATGCTGTTTCAGACAAATAAGTTGGAACAAATCTACAAAGAATTTTTAAGCCATTCATCTCCTACTCTTCAGAAATTAGCCCTTGATTGTATAATGACATATAATTACCCTTATCTCATACCTTATAAAGAAAGCTTATACAAGATTTTAGATGATAAATCATTCAAAAATGCACTAACCCTCTTCAGCATTGATGGATCAGAGCAGTGTGTGCAGGACACCCACCGCAGTGACTTTATGCCATTCCTTATGAGAATTCTCTATGGTAAAATGCATTTCAAAACAGGCTCCAATACTTCTGGTAAGGCTAAAATTTCAGTGCGAAAGTCTGTTGTACTTAGATTTTTAGCAGGTGCCAGAGAATCTGAAATAAATTCCTTCCTTGAACTGTCTTTTGATGTTCTAATGAGTCACCTGAATGGCACTGCTTTGGATGTAGTGAATCAAAGCTCTCAAAATCTTGACATAAAAAAAGTTGTACCTCTCAACAGACTACAAGGGGCACTCACCACACTTGAAAATATAATAGAAAAGATTGGAAACTTATTAAGAGACAAGATTCCCTTCTTACTTAAGATAATACTTTATATAGTAAACCTGGTGTCATTACTGTTGGAACAACGTACAGAAATTAATGaacgaaatatttcttttctgaaATACCTACGACAACAGGCACAAAAGAGACTCTTGGCATTTTTCCAACAGTTTGAAGAGTACTGCTGGTCATCAGAAGAAATTGAAGCAGTCTTCCAGGCAGTTGTTTGGCCAAACTTAAAACGTCTTCCAGATGAAGGAATCGCCACCCCAACACCTTTATTATGTCTCTTTCAGTGCTGGGCTGAAAATCCAAGATTTTTTCCTTTACTTGGTAAATGTCATGAGAAGGACTCTTCACTAACTCCACTGACAAGTATTGTGAAGTTGCTAAACCATGAAAAATGTAGTAACTCTGTAACTGCAATTATTTTAAATATTGTGGAAAAATTACTTACACTGGAAGATTACAGTGCTGTGGATAGAGAAGGGGAGAAGACTGCAGAGCCACTGAACTTAAGTTCTCACATTGTAAGCATTGGGAAACTAGATTCTCGTGATGgggaatgtaaaaaaaattatggcTCAGCACTGCTTGTACCTCACTTAGATGGTCTTTTGCAAAACATGAAGGTCATGATATCAAAGTTGGGTAAAGGTCAGAGTGTAACCCATCGTGACCTTACTATTCTTACTAAattgacagaatgggtcacaaaTAAGGATATTAGTGATGACCTGTTAAGCCTTATTATTCCACTTATTGTCAAGAAACACATCAAAAAGGAAGAAAAGATATCTCAGTTACTTGCAACCTGCTCTTATCTTTTGCCTGTTATAGACAATTCAGTTCAATATTTACGGCCATTCATTACTCAGTTTGGTTGCCTGGAGAGCCGTGATGCACGAAATGCACTCTGTCAAGCTGTTACAGCAATAGCCGTAGTTAATCCACATTATAAAGTTCTTGCAGATACAGCAGCAAGTTTGAACTCGTGGAACCCAAGGATGGTTGAAGAAATTGATTTTGAACGACGGCTAAGTAGATACCAGCAGTTGACTGAATATTGTAAAACTCAGCAGTGTCTTGATAAAATTGATGTAGACTTTTGTCAACTTCTTTTATACAACAATATGTTTGTAATATGTCATGTTGAGGATTCATCCTTAAGAGATTTGTCAAGTTTGTGCCTAACTCAGATGATCGACATGCTCACTCGGCTGCAGTCAAATTACCCTTCTGAGTTCAAACAGCTTGTGGTTGATAAATTCCTTCCACTGATTAAACGTGGTCTTCAAAGTGAAAAGGAAGTTGTGAGGACTGAAATTATACTTGTTCTTCGCAAAGTAGTTCACAAATGCCATACATATGTAGACAGATTAAAAGATCTTTATAAATTAGCAGATGAGACAGATGAAGAGTCAGATTTCTTTAGTAATATGGGACATATTCAAAGACATAGACGAGCTAGAGCTCTGGGAAAGCTAGCTGATAAGTTGAAGAGTGGTGACTTATCTTTGGCAAGTGAAACCATCATAGATTATCTGATGCCAATGGTAACAGTGTATCTTTTCAAGGATATGTATGTTAAAGAGGATTATTTGATGTACAGTTCAGTAAAGTGTATTGGGGCATTTGCTAAATTCCTACCTTGGCATTCTTACTTGAAAATGTTACAAAGCTACCTGAACATGTTGCTTAAAGAAGACATAAAGCATCTCAAACTTGGGGTGAGAGTTTTAGATGCTGTAATTGATGGCTTTCATGAGGATGTCGAAGAATTTGCTATTCCGACAACAGTAAAACCACTTGCAGAAGATTCCGAACTTCAAAATGTGCAGAAAAATGAACAACTTACTTCTAAAGCAGGAGAACGTATTGAAAATGATGAAGAGAATTATGATCACTCAGTAGCAAGCTATGAGAAATCTTTAAGTAAACCACAGAAAGTATATCGCACACTGGTCAATAACCTCATTCCACAAATACAGAAGACTTTAGCTGCCAGAACCAGAGCTGAAACAGAACACAAACTTAACAGAAGTAAGTATCCTGAGGATGAAGATGTCAAACGCATTCCTCTTGCATTTGCACTAATTAAGCTTCTGAAAAAACTCCCCAGAAATGTACTtaatgctaatgttaataatgtgcTTATGAAAATGATTACCTTTTTAAAATCCAGAGCAGAAAGTATTCGTGAAGAATCTCGCAGTATGCTTGTAAAAATTATGCTTGAACTAGGAGGGAAATATTTGCCTTGGTTAGTGAATGATTTACAAAGTATCCTAACCAGTGGTTATCAAGCACATGTGTTAGTTTACACTTTGCATTCTGTTTTAACTCAGTTACGCCCTGTTTTGACTGCAAATGATGTTGATGCATGCATGTCACAAATGGTCAACATTTGTAAAAAAGATATTCTTGGTTTTCAAGCTGAGGAGAAACATGTGGCTCAGATAACTAGTAAGGTAAAGGAAGCCCGACATGATAAAGGCTATAATATACTGTGCTTTACTGCTGAATTCATATCAGCAGAGAGTCTTAAAGATATTATTTTGCCATTAAAGGATGTGCTAGCCGATACACAAGATAAGAAAGTAGTAAATAAAATGGCTAGATGTTTAGTTGAGATTGCCAATGGACTGGAGAAGAATCAGGGTATATCTGTAACTCATAAATCTCTATTCATTTATGGAATTTTAAATGAAAAATTAACTGAAATAACATCTGACAAGAGTACAGAGAAATTAACTAAAAAAAAAGATATTCAAAGACCAGATTCATTATTAATTCAACCAGAGCCAAAGAGAGCAAGGCTGAACCCCAAAACTTCACTGAGGGCAACTGCTCATGTACTAATTGAATTTGCATTGCATCTTCTAGGTAATTTAATGAAAAAAGAAAAATTGTTGCCAAAAGAGTCAGAGCATCAGAAATTGCTAGATCCATATATTTCAGTGCTGGCCCGCTGCATAAATTCTGAATATCCTGAGGTAAGCTTACAAGCTCTGAAATGTGTTACCTGGTTAATTAAATTTCCTCTCCCATCCCTTCAGAATCAGTTGAAAAACATATGTGGTCAGATGTTTATAATATTAAACAAATTTTCCTCCCCAGAGCTTGCCAGGGGAAAAATATATGATCTTGTTCAGTTTTCTTTTAAGACATTAGCCTTAATTCTTAAAAAAGTGGAATTTTACATGATGAGTGAAGAGGAGGTtcgtgtgttgttacactatgtTGAAGGAAATCTTGAGGACCGTAATCAACAACAGACAGCTTTTGTTGTTCTTCAAGCAATCGTTTCAAGAAAGATAGATGCTCCTGAATTGCATACATTGATGAGGCGTGTTCAAGAAATGAGCATTACATGCAATCGGCGATACGCACTCAATCAAGCACGTGTCACTTACTATGCATACCTTCTCACATATCCCATGAAGCCCAAACGTGTTGAAGCCAACATACTATATTTCCTTGGAAATGTATCATATACACATGAGGAGGGACGGTTATCTGCCACAACTATGATTAATGCTATTATAGCCAATTTCCCTATTAAGCTATTTAACAAAGCACTGGAAACAAACCTGTGGTTCAAATTGTCTGAACAAATATTGAAAGATGAGTCAAAAGAAAATCTCTTACTCTTGCATAAAGCACTGAAGACACTTTTTCAGAGATCCAGTAGAAAAGAATTATTGATAGAATTGTGTATGAAGCTTTTGCAGGTGGATGATGAAAATGTTACTTCAGATTTAGTAGGTATACAGCTGGCTTGTAAAGCCTTGAATGCCTTTCTTGATGTGCCTTTTAAACTTCTTCCAAATAGTCTTTTGTCAAGTGTCACTTCTCAAATAATCACACTTATTAATCCATCAAGGTACAGTGCTCAGCTTAATACGAATAACCAACAGGATGAATGTGATGGGACAGACATGGATGCTCATCTTCGACAAATTGATACTACTCTTTGTGCACTTCTTGAAGTGCTGACCAAACTGGTGAATGCCTTCCAAAGTCATCCAGAATGGAATACATATGTTAAAGAAAGTATGTGGGATTTTGTACAAGCTCATTTGCGCTACCCTCATATACAGGTGAGGTTAAGTGCTGCTGGCTTGGTAGGTCATGTGTTAGCTGCACATCCTATAGAGGATAAGACATCACCCTCACTTGTTTCTTCAACTGACCAAGCACGTTCCCTTGTATTAGACCTTTGTGGGCTTTTGCAAACACAAACTTCAACTGGCATTCCTGTTGTGACTCAACTATCACTTACAGTTGTGAGGAACCTCATATATATAATTCGTCATTCTTGCAAAGTGTCACTAATCCACAAACTACCTAAAATAGATGATAACAGCGATGCTGAGAGTCAAAATATCAAAACTGGAAACTCTTCTGGAGAAGAAGCCATTGTACCTAGTGCAGTGTGGGTCATTCGCCGTGTAGGCGATATGGCTTATGAAGAACTCCAGAAAAGTGGGAAGGATTATACTGTAGTGCGAGAAGCATTATTAAACCTCATGGCTGGTCTGGTTGTTGCAATTGGAGACCAAGTAAAATCAACGACTCTTCTCACTTACATGGTGAAGCATCTTGCTCGTGAATTGTCTGATGAACATATTCCTACATCCCTTGTTAAACAAACCCATGAGGTAGCAGCGCTTGTGAAGGAATGTGTTGGTCTGGAAACTTACACTCGCCACCTTACTTCAGCACAGGTTGTACTTTCCAAGAAACGATGGGAGAGACGTGCACATGACCACCAACAGCGGGCCATTAATCCTCATCTTGCAGTgaaaaagaagagaaagaagcaGGAATCATTGAAAGAATCTAAAAAGCGAAGAATTGCTGATAGGAAGGGAAAAGTTAAGATAAAAAAGAAACATTAAGAGACCATGTAATCATCATGGAGTAATTTAACTTTTATTATGACAGTAAAGCTATCATTATCTTTGTCTAAATCTGTTGGTAGTAGTTTTGCTTTCATACATTTTAGTGTTTGAAGCTATGCAGATGTTACTATAATGTCATTTTTGTATGACTGCACAGTGCTCTACCaagaatttttttaaaaatagatttgtgacttaaaaaacaataaaaaataatatataatattcctCTGTTAATATCTTTTATTTGCACTCATCACACTGTATTAAAATTTTCTAAGTAAATTTTAGGATAAAAGCCACCTTATGGCATTTAAATATATTGGTAAAAACcataccaaaagtattattcagagggctgaggaggggctgttgatATGGTCTGaatatgtagagaggatggataAAAACAAAGAATGATTAggaggtgtataaatctggggtagaAGAAAGGATGGGCAGTCGTCATCCCAGGAAAGGCAGGGGGTAAAAGATGTTTTGAGTTCTAGGACCTTGGACATTCAACAAGTTTGTGACTGCATTATACAGGAGTGGAGAAAAGTGATTTTTATgaattgctgttggagtgtgagcaaggtaggcatgcttttggagtgtgagcaaggtaggcatgcttttggagtgtgagcaaggtaggcatgcttttggagtgtgagcaaggtaggcatgcttttggagtgtgagcaaggtaggcatgcttttggagtgtgagcaaggtagacATGcttttggagtgtaagcaaggtaggcatgcttttggagtgtgagcaaggtaggcatgcttttggagtgtgagcaaggtagacatgcttttggagtgtgagtaTGGTAGGcatgcttttggagtgtgagcaaggtaagcatgcttttggagtgtgagcaaggtaggcatgcttttggagtgtgagcaaggtaagatttatgaagggattcagagaaacagtcagccagatttgagtcctggaagttggaagtacagtgccagaaCTGTGAAGGAGGGACGAGGATGTTACTGTTTGGAGGGCCAGCTGAACTGTGATGCCAGtctgcttctggcaagacagtgactgaatgaatgatggtgagtgttatttCTTTCTCAGATCACCCAATCTCAGTGGGAGATggtcagtgtgttaataataatgcaGATTACAGTATTTAGTGCTGTATAATCTGTATGAGTTTAGCTCTTCCATATGATTATAGTAATGCGAGTAAATTATAATAGGCAAAACAAGGATATGTATCTGTAATTTTGCCACAGAACCAGGATCTGTTAGCAGATATCCCCTTAAGGAAAGTGAATTGATGCTAATGAGgggctgttgatccaaggaactgaacctaTCCCTCCCTCATGATTAAAATACCATACAATATAACCCCTAGAAGCTTAGCACTTTTGCCTTACTTAACTGGGGCTGGCTTAAGAAAGCAGGAACTCGCAGGATTGTGATGAAGACAAGTCTTGTTTGGAAACTTGTGAATCAGTGGAGTTATTACTGTCTGCATCAGTCTTAAAGAGGACATCAGGCTGAAGCTTACTGAATTGATAGGCTTATAGCCCCGATTTACACATATAAAATTTAATCAAGGCTTTTTAATGAATCATAAAAATGTATGCCTTACAGGGGTAGGGGTGAGGATGACTGGGGACTggtagagctcttgatccaaggattttgAGCAATGTTTCCCTTTTTCAAATCAAAACTCGcctttcccaggcactgtatgaccccaaaAGGTATAGCTTCCCAGTTATTGTAATAATACCCAATATTTACTGTACATGCCTGAGGCTCAGCATACTTAGTACTGCAGTTCTATCAGTCAAATTAAACTTTCTACTTTAACTATACCAAGTAAACCAAGACGATGATGAAACTGTTACTATAAAGGGATATATGAAGCACAATACTGAATTACTCTGAAGACAATATTTTGAGTTGGAGTACTGACTAGAGGAGACTGCATCATGGTTGCCAACAATTAACCTATAAAGGTAATTCCTACCAATGCTCTACCTGGCGATGTATGACCCTTATGCATTTAGCgcttcccataaatataatacTACAGCAATACTAgtaaataataatgattataaaacGAACGCCtgacttgtgatgaatggttttgaaaaccgacaagttgaagaattgagacacttatgcaacatgtgggaatctttactgaagaaacgtttcgccacacagtggcttcatcagtccaataccaagtagaaatgggtaaggagaggaggtaatcagtccctcagcctggaatcgatgttttcagtccatcactcttgtaggaagtacagcatatgaatgaatgaatgaggactcacaggtaaggacccactaggggcgaggggcaagtggggacagggcgaagaatagtcggtgagaggaatgtcttgagttgaAGATAAAGAgccaggactagacccaacagcTAAGCCttgggccagagaggtggcttatatactgcagtcaggtgagtgaagcaggaggtgggatcatagtgggaccttccactagtgcaagtaggtcgtcgtccaaaggttggacaagcgttgaagagGTCTTTGTACCaggatcccatgatgttgcagtgtctgacagatgtgacgaagccactgtgtggcaaaatgtttcttcaataaagattcccatatgttgcataattcttcaacttgttggttttcaaaaccattcatcacatgtcagacactgcaatatcATGGGATCTTTGTACAAAGATTTCTTCAACacctgtccaacctttggacgacgacctactttcACTAGTGGAAGGTcacactgtgatcccacctcctcttcctcttcctgcttcgctcacctgactgcagtatataagccacctctctggccctatgctgtacttcctacaagagtgatggactgaaaacatcgattccaggctgagggactgattacctcaatctcctcctctccttacgcatttctactttgtattggactgatgaagccactgtgtggcgaaacttttcttcaataaagattcccataagttgcatacgtgtctcaattcttcaacgcCTGACTTGAACTAAATAAGAACACATCACTCAGCGTATCTTTTGGGAGATGTATGACCCGTATGGATTTGGTTTGAGATACTGTATACTGTGTCTGAGATCTAAATGCAAAACATTTAGGAAGGTTACTTTTTCTCTGACTGCAAATCGAACAAACTGTTGGAACCATATTTTTAGGATTTTATTGCTGGGGCTCCTtgtaagggctcttgatccaaagaatcggAGCTGCCCTCTGTTTCCTTTGATCAATAATGATTATTTCTCATAACCCTAtccctcaagggagattccttcatgctggtgaggggctcttgatctgtataatcctacaggtttagcgctcccccataattataatata
This genomic stretch from Cherax quadricarinatus isolate ZL_2023a chromosome 54, ASM3850222v1, whole genome shotgun sequence harbors:
- the LOC128699185 gene encoding small subunit processome component 20 homolog gives rise to the protein MKETSQRQAHKATNTFKFQGFGEKVKALRVSARKFLLRRPQSEDGENITIFFQTLIKCRELNITEAFQAFQTDLGGDVQTTVQLVHQEKHIAKCLADHLAIPNSLALHPLLDLLVAFANDIPQEFYQQHFYQFLPLLVSQLSTKDPDQIESVFLCIVSLFVVLQKYVCDDLYELYHVHQYAALFSEAYPWYINELAAQSLAFLIRKLPNRNTFLGIAFRKLKKDESQVQGLGRLIAALMKSDVAQRLQSITSQILSSLLDLLGEEDIPSSQALEAVSYGLKNVASYITAQHPNKNTKWQTLWEEDSTLVWPTLWSSIKSLLPSACMPGASCHHLHAVLQVTQVLVSYKQCALLIDLSDALHQCKAVIKAPLPDSIGNTVFNIVSILLTSPHHQVLGVTLNETVLELLDSHYSYIIKFSVIKQFVDHKRFDTEILPLILHYMNSLVRTSQGEDVDREVLSMIAFLVQCKQPPCSTGMDLSSWRKYPLDFTRTILAIGSVCEKSVPSLIETKLSGGLKEDLSNLEELLLCLLCLPHVIPLDYQDLTPYLTWILSDAIEILSDKTEKVIDDDKTAATKKKGKSRIEVPDLIIDLNVKHNISLNGRKILFLLGVLIEVMAHTLTADDFLASLSHQQILEVLKQKKHYRENVHILKAMDLHLTIAFTEENSDIINEIFLKDIYCILAPSLTSSNPQARLLVIHIFSLFPVTLLPPPENMGNVENMFQIMLKAECVAVTPWEYKDRLRYLSMLDAEHVLYHRPVCGTYDLAPLLLFLGQLYVNYKDVWPSVLQGISSYAHSLRMEIFWPLWFARLKIASHITSQVLQGYSVDPKEALFFENEVLLDVVSHIANHSGFKSVPLKPDHLNFRDLLWRAMRKFPDICEAKSRDLVPLFLNFLENEIFPADFTIAPTQDLTVRGISNNAVSTEDLSDSILKDESFHLTLENEYKGDKINHSLPKRAPIKSLCEQLTVFSQFHNPRMLFQTNKLEQIYKEFLSHSSPTLQKLALDCIMTYNYPYLIPYKESLYKILDDKSFKNALTLFSIDGSEQCVQDTHRSDFMPFLMRILYGKMHFKTGSNTSGKAKISVRKSVVLRFLAGARESEINSFLELSFDVLMSHLNGTALDVVNQSSQNLDIKKVVPLNRLQGALTTLENIIEKIGNLLRDKIPFLLKIILYIVNLVSLLLEQRTEINERNISFLKYLRQQAQKRLLAFFQQFEEYCWSSEEIEAVFQAVVWPNLKRLPDEGIATPTPLLCLFQCWAENPRFFPLLGKCHEKDSSLTPLTSIVKLLNHEKCSNSVTAIILNIVEKLLTLEDYSAVDREGEKTAEPLNLSSHIVSIGKLDSRDGECKKNYGSALLVPHLDGLLQNMKVMISKLGKGQSVTHRDLTILTKLTEWVTNKDISDDLLSLIIPLIVKKHIKKEEKISQLLATCSYLLPVIDNSVQYLRPFITQFGCLESRDARNALCQAVTAIAVVNPHYKVLADTAASLNSWNPRMVEEIDFERRLSRYQQLTEYCKTQQCLDKIDVDFCQLLLYNNMFVICHVEDSSLRDLSSLCLTQMIDMLTRLQSNYPSEFKQLVVDKFLPLIKRGLQSEKEVVRTEIILVLRKVVHKCHTYVDRLKDLYKLADETDEESDFFSNMGHIQRHRRARALGKLADKLKSGDLSLASETIIDYLMPMVTVYLFKDMYVKEDYLMYSSVKCIGAFAKFLPWHSYLKMLQSYLNMLLKEDIKHLKLGVRVLDAVIDGFHEDVEEFAIPTTVKPLAEDSELQNVQKNEQLTSKAGERIENDEENYDHSVASYEKSLSKPQKVYRTLVNNLIPQIQKTLAARTRAETEHKLNRSKYPEDEDVKRIPLAFALIKLLKKLPRNVLNANVNNVLMKMITFLKSRAESIREESRSMLVKIMLELGGKYLPWLVNDLQSILTSGYQAHVLVYTLHSVLTQLRPVLTANDVDACMSQMVNICKKDILGFQAEEKHVAQITSKVKEARHDKGYNILCFTAEFISAESLKDIILPLKDVLADTQDKKVVNKMARCLVEIANGLEKNQGISVTHKSLFIYGILNEKLTEITSDKSTEKLTKKKDIQRPDSLLIQPEPKRARLNPKTSLRATAHVLIEFALHLLGNLMKKEKLLPKESEHQKLLDPYISVLARCINSEYPEVSLQALKCVTWLIKFPLPSLQNQLKNICGQMFIILNKFSSPELARGKIYDLVQFSFKTLALILKKVEFYMMSEEEVRVLLHYVEGNLEDRNQQQTAFVVLQAIVSRKIDAPELHTLMRRVQEMSITCNRRYALNQARVTYYAYLLTYPMKPKRVEANILYFLGNVSYTHEEGRLSATTMINAIIANFPIKLFNKALETNLWFKLSEQILKDESKENLLLLHKALKTLFQRSSRKELLIELCMKLLQVDDENVTSDLVGIQLACKALNAFLDVPFKLLPNSLLSSVTSQIITLINPSRYSAQLNTNNQQDECDGTDMDAHLRQIDTTLCALLEVLTKLVNAFQSHPEWNTYVKESMWDFVQAHLRYPHIQVRLSAAGLVGHVLAAHPIEDKTSPSLVSSTDQARSLVLDLCGLLQTQTSTGIPVVTQLSLTVVRNLIYIIRHSCKVSLIHKLPKIDDNSDAESQNIKTGNSSGEEAIVPSAVWVIRRVGDMAYEELQKSGKDYTVVREALLNLMAGLVVAIGDQVKSTTLLTYMVKHLARELSDEHIPTSLVKQTHEVAALVKECVGLETYTRHLTSAQVVLSKKRWERRAHDHQQRAINPHLAVKKKRKKQESLKESKKRRIADRKGKVKIKKKH